Proteins from a genomic interval of Schistosoma mansoni strain Puerto Rico chromosome 6, complete genome:
- a CDS encoding putative alpha-galactosidase/alpha-n-acetylgalactosamini da se: MVLGNLGLVNHQKRVHMGMWCMFAAPLITSADMDKVDQFSESLSRNKHLLAIDQDEGGHQAEFVKSRNDVQLCHNIVPFILEIFCKREFRTRNEGYWIINNLISGRFPTQYVYLLNQNVLKALCNILTVSGSKFLPKVLKGIRNLEISDHYGQFKPPSRTKRRMCAILTIVLQAIIFTASCVLCLNNGLTRTPPMGWKIWPEFRCPVNCQKYPKGCLSENEIKRTADKLVSDG, translated from the exons ATGGTTTTAGGAAACCTCGGACTTGTGAACCATCAAAAGCGAGTCCATATGGGCATGTGGTGTATGTTTGCTGCTCCACTAATCACCTCAGCTGACATGGACAAGGTGGATCAATTCAGTGAATCTCTTTCACGTAATAAACATTTGTTGGCGATAGATCAGGATGAAGGTGGACATCAGGCAGAATTCGTCAAATCGCGAAATGATGTGCAG TTATGTCACAACATCGTGCCATTCATTTTGGAGATCTTTTGCAAGAGGGAATTCAGAACTCGAAATGAAGGCTACTGGATTATCAATAATTTGATTAGCGGTAGGTTTCCGACACAGTATGTATATTTGTTGAATCAAAACGTTTTGAAAGCACTATGCAATATACTCACAGTCTCAGGGTCGAAGTTTTTACCTAAGGTTCTAAAAGGGATAAGAAACCTTGAAATTTCTGATCATTATGGTCAGTTTAAACCACCTTCGAGGACTAAGAGACGCAT GTGTGCCATTTTAACAATAGTTTTGCAAGCGATTATTTTCACTGCTTCGTGTgtgttgtgtttaaataatggATTGACTAGAACACCACCAATGGGATGGAAGATTTGGCCAGAATTCCGATGTCCAGTAAACTGCCAAAAATATCCAAAAGGCTGTCTTAGTGAGAATGAAATCAAACGAACAGCTGATAAACTGGTTTCGGATGGTTGA
- a CDS encoding putative alpha-galactosidase/alpha-n-acetylgalactosamini da se, translating into MVIDDFWLANKRDSKMNNMTAYSTRFPNGIKSVGKYLHSKNLLFGINLGNGATKCSGYPESINQLELDAKAVTDWGVVFVKLHACHCTKNDFEKFTKLPEGTGRPVMLLCTYPEYKYWITNSKLFDWKRLQKTCNLWRAPSNERNDSRYIIHFINSHKIHDDDSPNVAGLGCWNDPDMLALGNNGLSNDRNRVHVGMWCMFAAPLLISADIGKMDKFSASLLRSKHLLTINRDKGGHRVKFVKSRNDVQLWIRKLSDHPSGWVIAYVRTRDDGRSIKFITSLDKFKSQMYTISGYKFEILDVFTGEKFNVVKLTEKFTISINPSGIMMFRIIPFQLTLSSK; encoded by the exons ATGGTAATTGATGACTTTTGGTTGGCAAACAAACGTGATTCGAAAATGAATAATATGACGGCCTATTCTACACGATTTCCTAAT GGTATTAAAAGCGTTGGAAAATATCTGCACTCCAAAAATCTTCTATTTGGTATAAATCTTGGTAACGGGGCCACGAAATGTTCTGGTTATCCAGAAAGTATCAATCAATTGGAATTGGATGCAAAAGCAGTGACCGACTGGGGAGTAGTTTTTGTGAAGTTGCATGCATGCCACTGTACTAAGAATGACTTTGAAAAATTTACCAAATTACCCGAAGGAACTGGCAGGCCTGTGATGCTTTTGTGTACTTATCCAGAATATAAGTATTGGATTACAAATTCCAAGTTATTTGACTGGAAAAGATTACAAAAGACGTGTAATTTGTGGCGAGCTCCGTCCAACGAGCGAAACGACTCGCGTTATATAATCCATTTTATAAATTCACATAAAATTCACGACGACGATTCACCAAACGTGGCGGGTTTAGGGTGCTGGAACGATCCCGATATGTTGGCATTAGGAAACAACGGACTTTCGAATGATCGAAATCGAGTTCATGTGGGCATGTGGTGTATGTTCGCCGCTCCACTACTGATATCAGCTGATATTGGAAAAATGGATAAATTCAGTGCATCTTTGTTACGTAGCAAACATTTGTTGACGATAAATCGGGATAAGGGTGGACATCGGGTGAAATTCGTCAAATCACGAAATGATGTACAG TTGTGGATACGAAAATTAAGTGATCATCCAAGTGGTTGGGTAATCGCTTACGTCCGCACACGGGATGATGGACGATCAATCAAGTTTATCACGAGTCTTGATAAATTCAAATCACAGATGTATACGATATCAGGATATAAATTCGAAATACTGGATGTATTCACCGGTGAAAAGTTCAACGTCGTGAAACTGACAGAGAAGTTTACAATTTCTATCAACCCATCTGGAATAATGATGTTTCGAATCATTCCATTTCAATTGACTCTCAGTTCTAAATAA
- a CDS encoding putative alpha-galactosidase/alpha-n-acetylgalactosamini da se — MISVLTIVSGVVILTLNYVMCLDNGLARTPPMGWSSWLPINCQVDCVSHPNNCLNENVIKRTADKLVSDGWRDLGYKYVIIDDCWLAKQCDPETNRIMADPWRFPSGMKNLAQYLHSKNLLFGITIGYGTGTCAGYPGSLDFLELDAKTLAEWEVDYVKMNSCNSPDHMMPDGFEKFSRLLNGTGRPMMFLCTYPLYGSWYAKPELIDWKRLQNNCNLIRALPNSFSSWASVLSIIDGYKIRNDVLSKVADPGH; from the exons ATGATTTCGGTGCTAACGATTGTTTCGGGAGTAGTCATCCTCACTCTGAATTATGTGATGTGTTTGGATAATGGATTGGCTAGAACACCACCGATGGGATGGAGTTCATGGCTGCCAATTAACTGTCAGGTGGATTGCGTAAGCCATCCAAACAACTGTCTTAATGAGAACGTTATCAAACGAACAGCTGATAAACTGGTATCGGATGGTTGGCGAGATCTGGGTTACAAATATGTGATAATTGATGATTGTTGGTTGGCAAAACAGTGTGATCCGGAGACAAATAGAATAATGGCAGACCCTTGGAGATTTCCAAGC GGTATGAAAAACCTTGCACAATATTTGCATTCGAAAAATCTACTGTTCGGAATAACTATTGGTTATGGAACTGGAACATGTGCAGGTTATCCAGGTAGTTTGGACTTTCTCGAATTGGATGCCAAGACTCTGGCTGAATGGGAAGTGGATTACGTGAAGATGAACTCGTGTAACAGTCCTGATCACATGATGCCTGATGGTTTCGAAAAGTTCTCACGACTACTCAATGGAACTGGTAGACCAATGATGTTTTTATGTACATATCCTTTATATGGTTCATGGTATGCAAAACCTGAATTGATTGACTGGAAGCGACTACAGAACAACTGCAATCTCATTCGTGCTCTGCCCAACTCCTTTAGTTCTTGGGCATCTGTACTCAGTATTATAGATGGATATAAAATTCGCAACGATGTTTTATCAAAAGTGGCTGATCCAGGACATTAG